From Blastocatellia bacterium:
CGGCGACGAAGAATACGCGGTCAGTCACCTGCCGAATGCGAGACTGGCGACTTCCGAACAGCAGGGACTCGCGGCGCTTGCCGATGCCGGCAAAGATCAACTGATCGTCGCTTACTGCTCGGTCGGTTATCGCTCGTCGGCGCTCGCCGAGAAACTGATCAAGCGCGGCTACACGAACGTGCATAACCTCGAAGGCTCGATCTTCGAGTGGGCCAACGAAGGCCGCCCGGTTGTTCAAGACGAGCGGCAGGTGAAGGCCGTTCATCCGTATGACAAATCCTGGGGCGGACTGCTCAACCGCGATCTGTGGTGCTTTTCGCCGGAAGCCGCAAAGTAGGGCTCACGCCAAATCACCAGGGCGATTTTCAATCGGGTGATGATTGCATGCTCGGTGGCGCTCGACGGCCTTCAGGGGGCGTTGAAGTCGTACCGCGCGAACCTCTGGACTGCGGCCAGTTCCTGCCTGCTCGCCGGGCCTCCGTTGGGAGCGTAGCCGACGCGGGCCATGGCTGCCGCCAGCTCCTTGCGGAGCCGGTCGAGTGCAGCGACCACCTCTCTCTCGGTCAGATTCCAGCTCTCGGGAATCCGACCCGGCTCGGGCACCGGCTCCCCATTCCGCCAGCTCACGAGGTTGATGTCCTCGCCGGGGTCCTGACCCAGGTAGTAAAGCTCCCACTGGTCGGGCTCGAACTCCTGCGCGTCGGTCGACGTGGCATCGGCGCGCCGCCCATCGATGTACCTGACCAGCTTCCACGCCGCCTCACAGTAAGCATAAACGTGGTTGGGCTGAGCGATGGGACCTTCCGTCGTCTGCTGTTTGCCCTGCGCGATGGCGTCCTTGACGATCTTCAGGTAGTTCACAAACGTCGCCGGCAGGCTGCTGCGGTCTGTCGGCAAGGTGATGTCGTCCTGGGTCACGAACAGGACACCTGCCGGCTCGTTGTTCCCTGTTGATGCCGGCTCGCCGTTGATCGCGAGGCTGAGGTCGCGGCCTGGAAGCTCGTACACCTCGTGGCCCAGAATGAGCGACTTGAGCGCCGACTGTTTGGCCTCGTGGTAGCCCGCAAACCCCAGCAGCGTGGGGGCGAGGTCGATGTGGCTGGTGACGAAGTCGATGTCGCGCATCCGATCTGGCTCAGGGTTGACCAGCGAACTCGATACGATGAACGGCACGTGGATAGTCTCGCGATAGGCGTTGTGCCATTTCTCGACCTGACCGCCGTGGGCACCGCCCATCTCGCCGTGGTCAGAGGTGAAGATGACGATGGTATTGTCCAGAAGGCCGTTTCGCTCAAGGGTGGCCAGGACTTTGTCGATCTCCAGATTGACCAGGTACTGAAAGTAAACATAGGCTTGTAGGTGAGCCAGCATCCACTCTTGGGCGCGCGCGGCGGACTTGTAGGGAAGCGGGGCCGCCTGCCAGAGCTGCTGCGGCCACTGGGCCAGGAACCCCTGACTGATCTTGAAAGAAGCCTCGTATTGACAGGTGGGCTTCGTCTTTAGATCGCTGTTCCAGTTCGGCGAGAGCACACTGTTGTCTTGTGGGAAGCCTTGAGGATTGAGCCCCACCTGGTACGTCCCCCCGGCGGGCGGCGCGCTCCTGTCGCCCTGCTGCGGGATCGGCGCCGGGGCCCGGAGCAGCGCGCCGATCCGTTCGAAGGCGTCATCCGAGGCGTTGCCGTTATCCTTAGCCGGCAAAGGCTGGGCACCCCCGAGCCAGGGGAGCGGCCAGCCCGTAATATCGTGCGGGTTGACGAAGGCGGCCACCGCAAACCAGGGCGTCTGGTCCGAGGTGGCGTTCGTGTTGTTGTAGATGTTCCGGACGTTAGTCTCGTAGCCGAGCGCCTTGCGATTGAAAAAGGTGTTGGCCACGTCGGCAAAGCCAATGTCGCGAAAGATGCCCAGGTTACCCGGCCCGCCGCCCTGGCTGCTCGGCCACGACGTCGCCCAATCGCTGAAGCCCCACTCCTCCAGGCTGGGGACCGGCGGCGTCGTGAAGTCGTGACGGCCAAAATAGTGCGTGGTGTAGCCGGCGGCGCGGAACCAGTCGCCGATAGTAGGAACCTGATTGTTGGGCAACCAGGGGAAGCCGGGATCGTAGTCCTGCTTGAACATGCCCGCCGTCTGCGTGACCAGGTGCCGGCTAGGGTACTGGCCTGTGATCAGCGTCGCCCGACTGGGAACGCAGGCCGACGACGCGATGTGGTGCCGGGCCAGGCGGACGCTGTGGCGGCGAAGACGGCGGAAGGCAGGGAAGAAGGGGAGGAACGGGTTATCGTCCTGCATGTCGGGGTCGAAGCTCAGGACCTGATTGAGTGCTTCCAGCCTGGGGGTGAGGTTAGGCTGGCTGGGCGGCATGCGCATCTGGTCCACGAGAATAAAGAGGATGTTCGGTTTATCTGCCATCATCATCTCCTGATAAAGTTTTCACAGGTGGTTTCAGCTATAGGCATCCATATTCTTTAGCTTGAGAGTGCCTGGGATATGTCAGGGCGCAAGATATATCACAATTGATTTAGGAAATAAAGTACGAGTCCATGCCTCGCGCGCCGCCCCTGCCTGACGGTTGCCAATTACTCTTGTCCTGACTGCGACGTGGCTGTCGATGATCTGTATTCATGTTTTTATCTGAGCAAATTAGGTACTAAGATAGTGATGTGCCCTGGCGCGTTAGTGGCTAAGACGATATGCGTTTGCAAACCGTTATAGGAGGCGAGACAGCCGTATGCAAGTAGGCGACGTGCGATCCTGGCAGCGAACCTTCACGGAAGAAGACATCCGCCTGTTCAGCCGCGTATCGGGTGACGAAGGCGTGCATCACATGGAG
This genomic window contains:
- a CDS encoding rhodanese-like domain-containing protein — translated: MTIFPLTGKRFRGWLRLGLCAAALFGVWAIACSKKTTGDWPAIKRMVRDKFPDVPQMTTDDLSRHLAADARPPILLDARGDEEYAVSHLPNARLATSEQQGLAALADAGKDQLIVAYCSVGYRSSALAEKLIKRGYTNVHNLEGSIFEWANEGRPVVQDERQVKAVHPYDKSWGGLLNRDLWCFSPEAAK
- a CDS encoding sulfatase-like hydrolase/transferase — encoded protein: MADKPNILFILVDQMRMPPSQPNLTPRLEALNQVLSFDPDMQDDNPFLPFFPAFRRLRRHSVRLARHHIASSACVPSRATLITGQYPSRHLVTQTAGMFKQDYDPGFPWLPNNQVPTIGDWFRAAGYTTHYFGRHDFTTPPVPSLEEWGFSDWATSWPSSQGGGPGNLGIFRDIGFADVANTFFNRKALGYETNVRNIYNNTNATSDQTPWFAVAAFVNPHDITGWPLPWLGGAQPLPAKDNGNASDDAFERIGALLRAPAPIPQQGDRSAPPAGGTYQVGLNPQGFPQDNSVLSPNWNSDLKTKPTCQYEASFKISQGFLAQWPQQLWQAAPLPYKSAARAQEWMLAHLQAYVYFQYLVNLEIDKVLATLERNGLLDNTIVIFTSDHGEMGGAHGGQVEKWHNAYRETIHVPFIVSSSLVNPEPDRMRDIDFVTSHIDLAPTLLGFAGYHEAKQSALKSLILGHEVYELPGRDLSLAINGEPASTGNNEPAGVLFVTQDDITLPTDRSSLPATFVNYLKIVKDAIAQGKQQTTEGPIAQPNHVYAYCEAAWKLVRYIDGRRADATSTDAQEFEPDQWELYYLGQDPGEDINLVSWRNGEPVPEPGRIPESWNLTEREVVAALDRLRKELAAAMARVGYAPNGGPASRQELAAVQRFARYDFNAP